TTGAGGTTTCTATTTCTTTAGGTGTCACATTCTTTTCAAATTTACTTAAATTTTCGAATTGTAAACTTGAATCGAAATTTCCTTCAAATGTATCAGGTGTAAGCCATCCAGAAAAATCCATAGATGTGTCATTATTTATATATCCATTTATGTAAGTTCCTCCTGTGGGAACTCTTTTTGAGTCTGTAAATGTTATTGAGTTGATAGCTTCATAATTATACTTTATGTATTCTTCAATCCGCTTTTTTTGCACATCCAATTTCATGTCATCATTTTTCTTCTTTTCTATGAATAGTCCACCAGTTAATAGGAGCATAACTAGTACAACGGAAATAAAAACCTTATTATTTTTCATGCTGACCTCGTGTTAGAATATTTATTTACAATACTTGTAATATAAAATTACTTAAAGATATGAGGAATAAAAAAGGCTCACTATTCTTCTCTCTCTATATTTTCTATACTTTTTTCTTTATCAAATTTAATTTTTTTGCCTAGACCGTCTAAATCATATGAAAATTGCCCTTGAAACACTTCTGGTGTTAACCATGCGGTAAAACTTAATTTCTTGTCATTGTTTACATAACCGTGTATGTAAGTTCCTCCCGTAGGAACTCTTTTTGAATCAGTGAATGTTATAATGTTGATATCTTCATAATTATATTTTATGTATTTTTCAATCCGCTTTTTTTGCACATCCATTTTCATGTCGTTATTTTTTTTCTTTTCCATGAATAAACCTCCTGTTAATATAATCGCAATTATTATAATCAAAATAATTATTTTCTTCTTTTTCATGCTAACCTCGTGTTATTATATTTTTACAATAACTATACAGGAGGTTTGTAAATGACACAACTAACAGACGAACAATATTTTTCTTTATCAGAGTCTATATATGACAATGATATGTTGTCACCTGGAAAAGCAATAAAAAGTAGTGATGGAGTATGGTGGGTTGTAATCAACTCCGTAAATCAATCTGAAAGTGATCTACAAGGAGTCGCAGTCGTTCCAAAATCTGAGTATGATAAAATGCAAGCTGGAAAAATTTCTAATTATCCCAATGTTACTTTTGTCTCAAGAGGAACTAGCTCTTTAAAAGATTGGGAACAAAATTTATCTACTTTAGGTGTGGGGTTTAAACCTTCTGAAATTAGAGAAGCTAGTAATAATTCTTTAGCTAATCGAGTGAGCAATCAATTTTTAGGCTACGAAGATTTTGTCAACGAGACGCTAAGTCAATTTAAACCTAAAAATTATGATTTTACAGGACATAGTTTAGGTGGTGCCTTAGCTCAATATATGGCTGTTTTAAAAAATAAAAATGCTGTGACTTATGCTGCAGCGAGAGCATATCGTATTTTACCTAAAGATTATCAAGTAAAGGTTGATGCGGGAGAATATGATAATCAAATCATTGATTATCGTCATTCATGGGACCCGGTTGGGTATATACCAAAAGGAAAACGAATCGGGAAATGCTTTTTAGTAGATAGTGAGTATTTGGATATGCTGATAGGCAGTCATATGCCGAATACATTCAAGAATATTTTTCGTAAAAATGGAGCAATCAATATTATGTTGTCTCCTGATTTCATGAGAGATACTGCAGGAATTCATGGTTTGATCAGTGAAGAATATCGCGATGCCAAACGAGCATTACTTGCTTATTTGGATTATGAAAATGATGAAATGGAACGTTTAAAAAGTGAAATTATCGGAAATGAAGAATTTTCTGAACTAGAAACACATGAAATAGAAGATGTTATACAGGAAATTTTTCCTCATGGCAGTGGAATGAATGTTTCTTTGGTGGACGACGGAACAGTTGAAGAAATTTGTCATCTGATCGATACTCTTTCGAATCAAATAGAAGAAAAAGCTAATCAATTGATGGCTTCCGCAAATATAGCAGAAAAAGCAGATGCTTATACTAAAGGAATGTTTGACAAAGTATTTACATAAGGGAGATTATATGGACAACTTATTACATTTAGGCAGTGAATCTTTTCGCACGACGATCACAAATTTACAACAAAAAATTACTTTTGAAGCTAGTATGAAAGAACCAAATCATGCTGTGATTTCTTTATACAAAATACAATTAGCTGACTATCAGAAAAAAGAGAAAAAAAGGCTACAGTTAATTGCTTTACAAGCAAAGTGTGTGGCTAAAAAAAATGAATTACAGCCTGATTTGGACAGGACGAAACAACAAACAAGTGAAAAAATAGTTGCTGGCTCATCCCATCTTGAAAAGATAACGGGAAGTGCAGGTAAAATGATTGAAGGCAATGGCGGAAAAGTTTATGCAGCTGAAATGAATCAGATCAGACAAAATACGTTACCTTTGCAGCCAACGATCGACAGTTTATAGTTTACATAATAAATATCCTCAAACCTGCACAATGAAAGTACTCTCAATTCAATGTGCAGGTTTTTGATTCGATTGATTTTCGCTCATTCTTTTCATAAAAATGTAACATCATTTGTAAAACTTTCATCCCTTTCAACTTTAAATATCTTCATAAAATGCATTTTAAGAGTTTTTCAATCCGAGGAATATTTTTTGTCGATTATATTCAAAATTGCTTAGAATGAAAATTAGACGGATAAATTTGTTTTATCGTTGAAAAAAGAGTATAATATTAGAGTGAAAGTGAAAATAAAAAAGAGGGATGCATGTTGAAAAAGACACTCGTTTTAGAAACTGATTACATGACACTGGGGCAGGTCTTAAAAGAAGTCGATGTGATAAGCAGCGGCGGTCAAGCAAAATGGTACCTAGCTGAGAACAGTGTGTTCGTTGATGGGGAATTAGAGAATCGCCGCGGTAGAAAGCTATATGCCGGTATGATGATCGAGATACCTGAAGAAGGTACTTTTTTTATGGTGAAAAAAGGCGAGGCAGCGGATGAGACTGAATGAAATCACAGTGCAGCATTATCGCAATTATGATGGGCTGACATTGGATTTCCCGAAAACATTGAATATTTTTTTAGGAGAGAACGCACAAGGAAAAACCAATCTCCTAGAAAGTATCTATGTACTGGCGATGACCCGCAGCCACCGAACCAGCAATGAAAAAGAGTTGATTCACTGGGATTCAGATTCCGCAAAAATCAGCGGTGTTATCGAAAAAAAGACCGGCACAGTTCCATTGGAGATCATTATTTCGACCAAAGGGCGCAAAACCAAGGTCAATCATATTGAACAAAAGCGGTTGAGCTCTTACATAGGTCAGCTGAATGTGATCTTATTTGCGCCGGAAGATTTATCTCTGGTCAAAGGCTCACCGCAACTGCGCCGTAAATTCATCGATATGGAATTAGGGCAGGTCAATCCGATTTATTTATATGATCTTGTCCAGTACCAATCTGTTTTAAAGCAACGGAATCAGTATTTAAAACAATTAGCTGAGAAAAAACAGTCAGATCTGGTTTATTTAGATATCTTAACTGAACAGCTGGCAGAATTTGGCGGAAAAGTCTTGTTTGCTCGTTTAGAGTTCATCAAGAAGTTAGAACACTGGGCGAATTTACTGCATAAGAAAATCAGCCATGAAAAAGAAAATCTGTCGATCGAGTATTTTTCAAGTATTCCATTAGATAAAGAAAATTTTTCACTAGAAGAACTGCAAAAACAATTACTGCAAAGCGTAAATGAAAGCCGTAAACGAGAATTGTTCAAAGCTAATACGTTTTTAGGTCCTCATCGTGATGATCTGATTTTTAATGTCAACGGTCAAAACGTCCAGACTTACGGATCACAAGGACAACAAAGAACGACTGCGTTAAGCGTGAAGCTTGCAGAAATTGATTTAATGTATTCAGAAACAGGAGAATATCCTGTTCTGTTATTGGATGACGTCATGAGTGAATTGGACAATGAACGGCAATTACACCTACTAGAAACGATTGAAGGAAAGGTCCAGACATTTTTAACCACTACAAGTTTGGATCATTTAAACAATAAATTAACTGTTGAGCCGGATATATTTTATGTTCATCAGGGAGAGATAGAGAGGGAAGCATCTATATGACAGAAGAAGAAAAAAATATGAAAGAACGCGCCCAGGAATATGATGCCAGTCAGATTCAGGTATTAGAAGGTCTTGAAGCGGTTCGTAAGCGTCCAGGTATGTATATTGGATCGACAAGTTCAGAAGGATTACACCACTTAGTTTGGGAGATCGTGGATAATTCGATCGATGAGGCACTAGCCGGATTTGCGACAAGTATTCAAGTGATCATTGAACAAGATGACAGTATCACAGTCGTTGATGATGGTCGGGGAATCCCAGTTGATATCCAAGCAAAAACAGGACGTCCAGCAGTTGAGACGGTCTTTACTGTGCTTCATGCCGGAGGTAAATTCGGCGGCGGCGGATATAAAGTATCCGGCGGACTGCATGGGGTTGGTTCCTCCGTTGTTAATGCACTTTCGACAACTCTGGATGTAAAAGTCTATAAAGATGGAAAAGTTCATTATCAAGAGTTTCATCGCGGAGCAGTTGTCGATGACTTGAAAGTGATCGAAGAAACAGATCGCCACGGTACAACTGTCCATTTTGTACCAGATCCTGAAATTTTTACAGAAACAACAACATTTAATTTTGATAAATTAGCGACACGTGTCAGAGAATTGGCTTTCTTGAATCGCGGTTTAAAAATCTCGATCGAAGATAAACGAGAAGAAACACCTGTTTTGAAAGAGTATCATTATGAAGGCGGGATCAAGAGCTACGTTGAGCATTTGAATGCCAACAAGGATGTTCTATTTCCTGAACCGATTTTTATTGAAGGCGAGCAACAGGATATTACTGTAGAAGTTTCTATGCAGTATACAGATGGTTATCATTCAAATATCTTGAGCTTTGCGAACAATATCCATACGTATGAAGGCGGAACGCATGAGTCTGGTTTTAAAACGTCCTTGACCCGTGTGATCAATGATTACGCCCGCAAACAGAAAATCATGAAAGAAAACGATGAAAACCTAACAGGGGAAGATGTTCGTGAA
This sequence is a window from Enterococcus wangshanyuanii. Protein-coding genes within it:
- the yaaA gene encoding S4 domain-containing protein YaaA, which codes for MKKTLVLETDYMTLGQVLKEVDVISSGGQAKWYLAENSVFVDGELENRRGRKLYAGMMIEIPEEGTFFMVKKGEAADETE
- the recF gene encoding DNA replication/repair protein RecF (All proteins in this family for which functions are known are DNA-binding proteins that assist the filamentation of RecA onto DNA for the initiation of recombination or recombinational repair.) is translated as MRLNEITVQHYRNYDGLTLDFPKTLNIFLGENAQGKTNLLESIYVLAMTRSHRTSNEKELIHWDSDSAKISGVIEKKTGTVPLEIIISTKGRKTKVNHIEQKRLSSYIGQLNVILFAPEDLSLVKGSPQLRRKFIDMELGQVNPIYLYDLVQYQSVLKQRNQYLKQLAEKKQSDLVYLDILTEQLAEFGGKVLFARLEFIKKLEHWANLLHKKISHEKENLSIEYFSSIPLDKENFSLEELQKQLLQSVNESRKRELFKANTFLGPHRDDLIFNVNGQNVQTYGSQGQQRTTALSVKLAEIDLMYSETGEYPVLLLDDVMSELDNERQLHLLETIEGKVQTFLTTTSLDHLNNKLTVEPDIFYVHQGEIEREASI
- a CDS encoding lipase family protein, whose product is MTQLTDEQYFSLSESIYDNDMLSPGKAIKSSDGVWWVVINSVNQSESDLQGVAVVPKSEYDKMQAGKISNYPNVTFVSRGTSSLKDWEQNLSTLGVGFKPSEIREASNNSLANRVSNQFLGYEDFVNETLSQFKPKNYDFTGHSLGGALAQYMAVLKNKNAVTYAAARAYRILPKDYQVKVDAGEYDNQIIDYRHSWDPVGYIPKGKRIGKCFLVDSEYLDMLIGSHMPNTFKNIFRKNGAINIMLSPDFMRDTAGIHGLISEEYRDAKRALLAYLDYENDEMERLKSEIIGNEEFSELETHEIEDVIQEIFPHGSGMNVSLVDDGTVEEICHLIDTLSNQIEEKANQLMASANIAEKADAYTKGMFDKVFT
- the gyrB gene encoding DNA topoisomerase (ATP-hydrolyzing) subunit B is translated as MTEEEKNMKERAQEYDASQIQVLEGLEAVRKRPGMYIGSTSSEGLHHLVWEIVDNSIDEALAGFATSIQVIIEQDDSITVVDDGRGIPVDIQAKTGRPAVETVFTVLHAGGKFGGGGYKVSGGLHGVGSSVVNALSTTLDVKVYKDGKVHYQEFHRGAVVDDLKVIEETDRHGTTVHFVPDPEIFTETTTFNFDKLATRVRELAFLNRGLKISIEDKREETPVLKEYHYEGGIKSYVEHLNANKDVLFPEPIFIEGEQQDITVEVSMQYTDGYHSNILSFANNIHTYEGGTHESGFKTSLTRVINDYARKQKIMKENDENLTGEDVREGLTAVISIKHPEPQFEGQTKTKLGNSEVRTVTDRLFSEYFTKFLMENPTVGKQIVEKGLLASKARLAAKRAREVTRRKGALEISNLPGKLADCSSKDPEKCEIFIVEGDSAGGSAKQGRSREFQAILPIRGKILNVEKASMDKILANEEIRSLFTAMGTGFGADFDVSKARYHKLVIMTDADVDGAHIRTLLLTLFYRFMRPVVEAGYVYIAQPPLYGVKQGKNITYVQPGKHAEEELARVLESLPASPKPSVQRYKGLGEMDDHQLWETTMDPERRLMSRVSVDDAIEADQIFEMLMGDRVEPRRAFIEENAHYVKNLDI
- a CDS encoding DUF1433 domain-containing protein, with product MKNNKVFISVVLVMLLLTGGLFIEKKKNDDMKLDVQKKRIEEYIKYNYEAINSITFTDSKRVPTGGTYINGYINNDTSMDFSGWLTPDTFEGNFDSSLQFENLSKFEKNVTPKEIETSKESITN
- a CDS encoding DUF1433 domain-containing protein; translated protein: MEKKKNNDMKMDVQKKRIEKYIKYNYEDINIITFTDSKRVPTGGTYIHGYVNNDKKLSFTAWLTPEVFQGQFSYDLDGLGKKIKFDKEKSIENIEREE